From Desulfobulbaceae bacterium:
TGGAGGCGCACATCACCCATGGGTATACGTTGAAAGAGATTGCCGATTGCCTCGGCATTCATTATACAACGGTCAGCAAGGTCGTGGCAGATAGCAGGTAAAAGCGATTTTTCAAGACCTGACCCCGACTGTGCCTGCCGACTGTGCCAGAAAACATACCATAATCCTAATGCTTTGTGGTGGGGACAAATCGACA
This genomic window contains:
- a CDS encoding LacI family transcriptional regulator, with product EAHITHGYTLKEIADCLGIHYTTVSKVVADSR